GGCTCCTTCTACATGGCCGAGCGCCTGTACGGCTTCACCTTCGCCAAGTTGCCGCAGGGGTCTGTTCCGGTCTTCCACCCGGACGTGACGGTGTACGAAGTCAGGGACGCCGGCCGGCCGATCGGCCTGTACTACACCGACGACTACGCCCGGCCGGGCAAGCGGTCTGGGGCCTGGATGACGACCTATCGGTCGCACTCGATCTATGACGGGCCGGAAAACACGCTGGGCTCCAACAACAACAACTTCGTCAAGGCGCCCGACGGCGAGCCGATCCTGATCTCGCTGGACGACGCCGAGACCCTGTTCCACGAGTTCGGCCACACCCTGCACGCCTATTCGTCCAACGTGGTCTATCCGGCGCTGGGCGGCACGCCGCGCGACTTCGTCGAATATCCGTCGCAGGTGCACGAGCACTGGGTGCTGACGCGCCCGATCCTGGACGGCTATCTGAAGAACGTGGAGACGGGCCAGTCGATGCCGCAGGCGCTGGTCGACAAGATCGAGGCGGCGGCGACCTTCAACCAGGGCTATGCGACGGTCAGCTACCTGTCCTCGGCCATCGTGGACATGGACCTGCACACGCAAGCTGTGCCGCCGACCGACATCGACGCCTTCGAGAAGGCTTCGCTGGCGCGCATCGGCATGCCCCGTGAGATCGTGATGCGGCACCGCCTGCCGCAGTTCAATCACCTGTTCACGTCGGACGCCTATTCGGCCGGCTACTACTCCTACCTGTGGTCGGAGACGATGGACGCCGACACCTGGGCCTTCTTTGAAGAGTCCGGCGACGTGTTCGATCCGCAGATCGCGCAGCGCTTCAAGGCCATCATGCTGGCGCCGGGCAACACCACCGACCGCGCCGAGGCGTACCGCGAGTTCCGCGGCCGCGATCCCGACGTGGCGGCGCTGCTGAAGGTGCGGGGCTTCCCGACGTCGTAAGGCGGTTTGGCTTCTCCTCCCTGTTCGCTTCGCGAATGGGGAGGTGGATCGACGGCGAAGCCGGCGAGACGGAGGGGTGATGGCGCCGACGTCAGAACCCCTCCGTCACGGCGCTCACGCGCCGCGCCACCTCCCCATCGCTGCGCGACGGGGAGGAGAGTGAGGAGGGAGTTCGCACATGACCGTTGTCGCTTCCTATGTCTACCGCGACGGCGCGCGGGTGCGCGAGGCGCCGCTGACGGGCGAGGGGCTGCAGCTTCAGCCGGGCGAGTTCGTCTGGGTCGGGCTGTACGAGCCTGACGAGGCCGAGATGGCCGCCCTGGTCGAGCGGTTTCGCCTGCATCCGCTGGCGGTCGAAGACGCCCTGTCGGCGCACCAGATGCCCAAGGTCGAGGCCTATGACGGCGAGCTGTTCATCGCGGCGCGCACGGCCGAACTGTCCGACGACCGCATCATCTATGGCGAGACCCACGTCTTTGTCGGGCCCAACCACATCATCACCGTCCGGCACGGCTCGGCCAAGTCGCATGCGCCGCTCAGGCGACAGCTGGAGGCCTCGCCGCGCCAGTTGAAGCACGGCCCGGACTTCGTGCTTCACGCGGTGCTGGACTTCGTGGTCGACGGCTATCTGCCGATCATCGACCAGGCCGAGGACCGGGCGCTGGAGATGGAGCGCGAGGCGCTGGACGCCTTTCTGTCGCGGCTGCAGATCAAGCGACTGTTCCGGCTGCGACGGCAGCTGCTGAAGTTCCGTCGCATCCTGGGGCCGATGGAGGATGTGGGCTCAAAGCTGGAGACGCTGGATCTGCCGTGTATCGATCCGGAGGTCCGGCCCTACTTCCGCGACCTCGCCGACCATGCGCGGCGGGTCAACCACCGGGCCGAGGGGCTGGGCGAAGCCCTGGGTTCGGTGCTGGAGGTGGCCAACCTGCTGGAGCAGCAGCGGCAGGGCGTGATCACGCGAAAGCTCGCCGCCTGGGCCGCCATCCTGGCCGCCCCCACGGCCATCGCCGGCATCTACGGCATGAACTTCGACAACATGCCCGAGCTTCACTGGCGCTACGGCTACTTCATCGTCCTGGGCATGATCGGCGTCGTCTGCACAGGCCTGTTCATCAGCTTCAAGCGGTCGAAGTGGCTATAAGGCCAGTCGATAGAGGCGGCGTCACCCTCGGGCCTGACCCGAGGGCCGGGCGTTCCGCAGCAGTCCGCTGAAGGCGATGCAAAGTCCGATCCGCGTCCGATCCTCGGGTCGAGCCCGAGGATGACGGTACGAGGGGGGCGGCTCAGCCGCTGTTCCTGAGCCCCGCAGCCACGCCGTTGATCGCCAGGAGGATGCCTTCGCGCACGCGCGGATCGTCGTCGCCGTTGCGCCGCCTGCGGATCAGCTCGATCTGGACGTGGTTCAGCGGCTCCACATAGGGCATGCGCAGGCGGATCAGCCGGTCGAGCTCGGGCTGGCCGCCCAGCAGTTTGTCATGGCCGGTGATGGCCAGCACGGCGGCGTGGGTGCGGTCCCATTCGCTTCTGATCTCGCCGTAGATGCGGGCGGCGAGCGACGGATCGGGCACAAGCGAGGCGTAGCGTCGGGCGATGGTCATGTCCGCCTTGGCCATCACCATCTCCATGTTCTGGACCAGGGTGCGGAAGAAGGGCCAGGCTTCGGCCATGGCCTTCAGCTCGGCCATGTCGCGGCCCTCCACCGCCGAGCCGAAGCCGAACCAGCCGGGCAGCATGACGCGCGACTGCGACCAGCTGAACACCCAAGGAATGGCGCGCAGATCCTCGATCTTTGGAGACGCCGAGCGCGAGGACGGGCGCGAGCCGATCTTCAGGTCGGCGATCTCGGCGATTGGCGTGGCGGCCCGGTAGTAGTCGTTGAAGCCGTCGGTCTCATAGACCAGCCGGCGATAGGCGTTCATCGAGGCTTGGGACAGCGCCGACAGCAGGCGGCCGTGCTCGGCGGTGAAGGCCTGGTCGCGGCCCTGGCCCAGCGACGCCAGAACGGCGCCGCAGGTCAGGGCGTCGAGGTTGCGCAGCGCGATCTCGGGCTCGCCGTATTTGTTGGCGATGACCTCTCCCTGTTCAGTGGTGCGGATGCGGCCCTGGACCGTGCCTTCCGGCTGGGCCAGGACGCCGGCGAAGGCCGAGCCGCCTCCGCGCCCGACGGTGCCGCCCCGGCCGTGAAACAGCTGCAGCTTGAGGCCGGCGGCCTGGGTCACGTCGACCAGGGCGCGTGACGCCTCGTGCAACTCCCAGCCCGAGGTCAGGTAGGAGCCGTCCTTGTTCGAATCGGAATAGCCGATCATCACCTCCTGCACCCCGCGCGCGCGGGCGACGGCCATGGCCGACGGTTCACGCAGCAGGCGCTCCAGCGTCGGCTTGGCGGCGCGAAGGTCCTCGATCGTCTCGAACAGGGGCGCGGCCTGGATCGGGCAGGCGGCGGGGTCCTCGGGCCGGTAGAGGCCGACCTCCTTCAGCAGCAGATAGACCTCCAGCAGGTCGGAGGCGGCGTCGGTCTTTGAGACGATGTGGGTGCGGATCGCCTGCGGGCCGAAGTCCGACAGGGCCTGGGCCGCGGCCTGCAGGATGGCGCGCTCCTTCAGCGTCTCCTCGTCATATTCGGCATAGGGGCTGAACAGCGGACGGGCCGAGGTCAGCTCGCGCGCCAGAACCTGCATGCGACCGTCTTCATCCAGCGCGAGATAGTCAGGGCAGACGCCGGCGACCCGCAGCAGGTCGGCGACCACGCGTTCGTGCACGTCGGCGTTCTGGCGCAAATCCAGCGTCGCCATGTGGAAACCGAAGATCTGAACCGCCGTGATCAGGTCGGTCAGGCGGTCGTCCTCGAACACGGCGCCATGCCGGGCGGCCAGGCTGTCGTGCAGCACGCGCAGGTCGGCCTCGAACGCGTCGGGGCCGGAATAGCGGTCCGCCTGAACCGCCGCACGGCGGAGCGGCGGCGCGCCGGCCAGGGCTTCGTGCGTGGCGGCGAGGCGGGCGTAGACGCCCGTCAGCGCGCGTCGGTACGGCTCGTCCGAGCGATGGGGAGAGGGATCGCGCGCCGCATCCGCCAGGGCCTGGAGCTCGGGCGTCACTTCCGTCAGTTCGGCGGCGAGGCTGAGTTCCGAGCCCAGGGCGTGGACCTCGTCCATGTAGAAGCCCAGCACCGCCCGGCTCTGGCTGCGGAAGGCGGCGGTCAGCACCGCGCCGTCGACGTTGGGGTTGCCGTCCCGGTCGCCGCCGACCCAGGTGCCGACGCGCATGAAGGGCTGGAGGTCCGGTGCATCCAGCAGCCGACGCCAGGCGCCCAGCTGTTGCGGCGCGACGTGCAGGAAGATGCGATCCAGGAAGGAGACGACCGTGTCGATCTCGTCCTGCACCACCAGCCCCTGGGTGCGGACCAGTCGCGTCGCCCACAGGATGGTGATCTGGCGACGCAGCCGGGCGGTCAGTTGATCGGGCGCGCAGGCGAGGCCGGCCTGGTCGCAGGCGTCCAGAATGCCGCTGATGGCCGCGATGCGGTCGATCACGCTCTTGCGGCGCACCTCCGACGGGTGGGCGGTCAGGACGGGCGAGACCAGGCCGTCCTCCAGAAGCGCGCGGACCGCCGCCCGGTCCACGCCCTGTTCGGTCAGACGGGCCAGCGCGCCTTCGGGCGTGTCGGGGCGGGCCCCGGCCTCGGCCTGACCTTTCGCGCGCCGCCGGGTGGCGCGGTCCTCGGCGATGTTGGCCAGCAGCGAGAACAGGGCGAAGCCGTGCGCCAGGCCCGCCGCCTGGTCCACCGTCATGGCGGTCAGCAGCTTCTGCAGTCGTCCGGCCGGGTGCGAGTTCGGGTCGCGGTGGTAGGCGACGGAGGCCTGGCGCACCGCCTCCACCTGTTCGAACAGTTCGTCGCCGCCTTCGTCGCGGATCACCTCGCCCAGCAGTCCGCCGAGCAGGCGGACCTCTTCGCGCAGCAGGTCGTCGGCGGCAGGGCTCATGGTCGGATCTCGCGGTGCGGCGGAAGGCTTCGGATCAAACCCCGCATCCCGTCGTTGTTCCAGTGACGTTATGTAAGGAGCGATGCGATGGCGGAAGCCGCACCCTGGGCCTTTGTCGTGATCGGCGGCCCCATCCTGCTGGGGCTGGCGCTGGCCTTTTCCAAGTTCCGAAACCGCAAGTCCAACCAGCGCCTGGACCCGAACACGCCGAGCGACGATCCGTCCAAAGGGATGTGATCACCCGCGATCCCCCTCGCTTTCCCGGGGGCGTGCGCCGTCAGGGCGCCTTGGCCAAGGTGGCGCGCGCCAGGTCCAGATGCAGGCGTTCGACCATGCGGCCGTCGATCTGGAGGGCGCCGCGACCGTCGGCTTCGGGCGCGGAAAAGGCGGCGACGATCGCGCGGGCGAGGGCGAGTTCGGCCTCGCTGGGCGAGAAGGCGCGGTTGGCGGGATCGATCTGGGAGGGATGGATGAGGCTCTTGCCGTCGAAGCCGTAAAGCCGGCCCTGTGCGGCTTCGGCGTCAAAGCCTTGCGTGTCGTCGATGCGGTTGAACACGCCGTCGATGGCCAACAGGCCATGGGTGCGGGCGGCGGCGACGGTTGTGGCCAGCCACGGCTTGACCGGCTCGCGATCGAGGCTGTCGCCGCAGCCGAGCGCCTTGGAGAGGTCGTTGACGCCGAACATCAGCCCCCGGAGCGCCGCGCCCGCGCCGGCGATGGCGTCCAGCCTCAGCACAGCGACCGGCGTCTCGATCACGGCCCAAAGGGCGGCGTCGTCGTGGAGGCCATAGGACAGGTGGTGGATCGTGGCGGCGCTCTCGACCTTGGGCGCGACGACCAGCGACGCGCCCGCCTCCGACACCGCGCGAAGATCGTCGGCGCCCCATTCCGTGTCCAGCCCGTTGATGCGCACTCCGAGGCGGGAGGCGTAACCGCCCGAGCGGATCGCCTCGACGGCGGCGCGGCGCGCCTCGACCTTGGCCTCGGGCGCGACGGCGTCCTCCAGGTCGAGGATCGCGACATCGCAGGGCAGGGTCCGCGCCTTCTCCACCGCGCGGGCGTTGGACGCTGGCA
The genomic region above belongs to Brevundimonas sp. PAMC22021 and contains:
- a CDS encoding magnesium and cobalt transport protein CorA is translated as MTVVASYVYRDGARVREAPLTGEGLQLQPGEFVWVGLYEPDEAEMAALVERFRLHPLAVEDALSAHQMPKVEAYDGELFIAARTAELSDDRIIYGETHVFVGPNHIITVRHGSAKSHAPLRRQLEASPRQLKHGPDFVLHAVLDFVVDGYLPIIDQAEDRALEMEREALDAFLSRLQIKRLFRLRRQLLKFRRILGPMEDVGSKLETLDLPCIDPEVRPYFRDLADHARRVNHRAEGLGEALGSVLEVANLLEQQRQGVITRKLAAWAAILAAPTAIAGIYGMNFDNMPELHWRYGYFIVLGMIGVVCTGLFISFKRSKWL
- the ppc gene encoding phosphoenolpyruvate carboxylase, encoding MSPAADDLLREEVRLLGGLLGEVIRDEGGDELFEQVEAVRQASVAYHRDPNSHPAGRLQKLLTAMTVDQAAGLAHGFALFSLLANIAEDRATRRRAKGQAEAGARPDTPEGALARLTEQGVDRAAVRALLEDGLVSPVLTAHPSEVRRKSVIDRIAAISGILDACDQAGLACAPDQLTARLRRQITILWATRLVRTQGLVVQDEIDTVVSFLDRIFLHVAPQQLGAWRRLLDAPDLQPFMRVGTWVGGDRDGNPNVDGAVLTAAFRSQSRAVLGFYMDEVHALGSELSLAAELTEVTPELQALADAARDPSPHRSDEPYRRALTGVYARLAATHEALAGAPPLRRAAVQADRYSGPDAFEADLRVLHDSLAARHGAVFEDDRLTDLITAVQIFGFHMATLDLRQNADVHERVVADLLRVAGVCPDYLALDEDGRMQVLARELTSARPLFSPYAEYDEETLKERAILQAAAQALSDFGPQAIRTHIVSKTDAASDLLEVYLLLKEVGLYRPEDPAACPIQAAPLFETIEDLRAAKPTLERLLREPSAMAVARARGVQEVMIGYSDSNKDGSYLTSGWELHEASRALVDVTQAAGLKLQLFHGRGGTVGRGGGSAFAGVLAQPEGTVQGRIRTTEQGEVIANKYGEPEIALRNLDALTCGAVLASLGQGRDQAFTAEHGRLLSALSQASMNAYRRLVYETDGFNDYYRAATPIAEIADLKIGSRPSSRSASPKIEDLRAIPWVFSWSQSRVMLPGWFGFGSAVEGRDMAELKAMAEAWPFFRTLVQNMEMVMAKADMTIARRYASLVPDPSLAARIYGEIRSEWDRTHAAVLAITGHDKLLGGQPELDRLIRLRMPYVEPLNHVQIELIRRRRNGDDDPRVREGILLAINGVAAGLRNSG
- a CDS encoding CoA ester lyase; this encodes MRTRSVLFLPASNARAVEKARTLPCDVAILDLEDAVAPEAKVEARRAAVEAIRSGGYASRLGVRINGLDTEWGADDLRAVSEAGASLVVAPKVESAATIHHLSYGLHDDAALWAVIETPVAVLRLDAIAGAGAALRGLMFGVNDLSKALGCGDSLDREPVKPWLATTVAAARTHGLLAIDGVFNRIDDTQGFDAEAAQGRLYGFDGKSLIHPSQIDPANRAFSPSEAELALARAIVAAFSAPEADGRGALQIDGRMVERLHLDLARATLAKAP